In one window of Temnothorax longispinosus isolate EJ_2023e chromosome 9, Tlon_JGU_v1, whole genome shotgun sequence DNA:
- the LOC139819189 gene encoding LOW QUALITY PROTEIN: uncharacterized protein (The sequence of the model RefSeq protein was modified relative to this genomic sequence to represent the inferred CDS: inserted 2 bases in 1 codon), whose translation MPHGSWKLLFLSRLLLVCANDNFMARDFFLYKDVSHVVGFSCGGLERDVKFARTFNEVFVLTSIWSLGSVNASSIRIIRKFLQNNNRNLGVYLDARCDGPNYNMIYAEAAKSSLFDDMHKWLILGRKLKDTVSLLHDDAFSVVTDITVAVETEAGYDLYDVYNPCKARGGTLNVTVLGYWTEKSGVAIRLKQPKYERRSNLHGMRLKVGVLLPRRFYNLSTEDIVLDQDMKAKYGRSQFLYTILVHMANLFNFTIEIVEVDPRKRQDNSAPMFVAFQKKTVDISASPIVMKAERLRSGDIIGPVWPMRSCFLFRTISSANMKTKQFLRPLNIKVWYVILSTIIVAASILVILIVKQEGIHSMSEGYNISILLTIGAISQQSSMFVPVHYAGRIAFIHIMLFSVLILNYYSASIVSDRLKNVGVKMNDSLISLADSNMKVAAEPTPYVRSFLQTPEKEVRYFNAKRWDKLPESKRYLPLAEGLDRVAKGGLAYHTSIESAYPYIERHFYPRMICELTEVHLFRAVLALWGRYKSPFTPLLRIGLTKIYDMGLRKRQLKFWSARRPFCPKSMLVAEPLSIQEATPIFLFISIATTLSLIICIMENFVYWIWPRLSASNANGLWKKLYITFNIVLMLKNSKHVATDKXSIELYFFFPYLFRLFVFMRAGSTLHKIRNTIYFFHGNMYNLKLKRGVTYVAFFFVALQFSCNVNARDSDFIRDYFVTKAVRNVVGFSCGDFTSDFYFLKSLSRAGIYTIIRKHDTDINIRRFLTTDAWSLGVVVDLRCNNESAVTIFAETSKFRMYDYSYHWLVLGSKLNSSVPLLNDNAYSMTTDFALAITNGSGYDLYDVFNHCKYRGGTLNVTKLGSWRPEEGLTFTLTQPLIERRANMHGMTLKMSGVIQYRPKNMRLEDYMLDINTRSLDSMHKFVYAMISHTADLFNFSVYATEIIYWDRHSVHGLIFEILQANYIDFGSNPRIMVSERLDYASLIGAAWPIRPCFMLLSTSSNDIKLEIFFKPFAIQTWYLSAVFIVFFVFVMRVIMKREEASREEKYSGAMVLTIGITAQQGANFFPDHIPGRIALLQILVFNWIMYNYYSGSIVSARLSEPLDMMEDDVTVLADSNLKIAAEAVPYLNYFLYKLSSESNYFRKKRWDPLPESKRYLPIEEGMKQVSEGTLAYHTDPNTAYPYIEKTFEPSKICALTEIHLFKQSVMGMYASHNGQFTEMAKIGLSKMFNTGLRDRQIKYWSSRKPQCTLDTLSTRSISVYETAPALILLAFGVLVGSAICVVENIIYYRFTREETSELTRVSSGDVEETAGTSKPNLSA comes from the exons atgccTCATGGAAGTTGGAAGTTACTGTTTCTGTCGCGTCTATTGCTCGTTTGCGCAAACGACAACTTCATGGCCCGAGACTTTTTTCTGTACAAAGACGTGTCCCACGTCGTCGGGTTTTCATGCGGTGGTCTCGAAA GGGACGTGAAATTCGCGAGGACATTCAACGAAGTCTTTGTACTCACGTCGATATGGAGTCTCGGATCCGTGAATGCGTCATCGATACGTATTATTAGGAAGTTTTTACAAAACAACAATCGCAATTTAGGCGTTTACTTGGACGCGCGATGCGACGGTCCCAATTACAACATGATATATGCCGAG gCTGCAAAATCTTCCTTGTTCGACGACATGCATAAATGGCTGATTTTGGGACGAAAATTGAAAGACACCGTGAGCTTGTTACATGACGACGCTTTTAGTGTAGTGACCGACATTACGGTTGCTGTAGAGACCGAGGCCGGTTACGATTTGTACGACGTGTATAATCCTTGCAAAGCACGCGGTGGCACCTTGAACGTAACCGTTTTGGGTTACTGGACTGAGAAGTCCGGGGTGGCGATCAGATTGAAGCAACCAAAATACGAGAGGAGATCCAACTTGCACGGTATGAGGCTCAAAGTGGGAGTCTTA CTGCCGCGTAGGTTCTACAATTTGTCCACGGAGGATATCGTGCTGGATCAAGACATGAAAGCAAAATACGGTCGGTCCCAATTCCTGTACACGATCTTGGTGCACATGGCTAATCTCTTTAACTTCAC tatagaaatcGTGGAAGTGGATCCGAGAAAGCGGCAGGACAATTCCGCGCCGATGTTCGTCGCTTTTCAAAAGAAAACTGTAGACATCTCGGCCAGTCCAATCGTGATGAAGGCGGAAAGATTACGTTCAGGAGATATTATCGGTCCAGTATGGCCAATGCG ATCGTGCTTCCTGTTCCGAACGATATCCTCAGCGAACATGAAGACGAAGCAATTTTTGCGACCGTTGAATATCAAGGTCTGGTACGTGATACTCTCCACGATAATAGTCGCTGCGTCCATCCTGGTAATATTGATCGTCAAACAGGAAGGCATTCACAGCATGTCGGAGGGCTACAACATTTCTATTCTTCTTACAATAGGCGCTATTTCCCAGCAAA GTTCCATGTTCGTTCCGGTGCATTACGCAGGTCGCATAGCATTCATACACATCATGCTTTTCAGCGTGTTAATCCTGAACTATTATTCGGCGAGCATCGTGTCCGACCGATTAAAAAACGTAGGCGTGAAGATGAATGACTCGTTGATCAGTTTGGCAGACAGTAATATGAAAGTAGCAGCCGAGCCAACGCCGTACGTTCGTTCTTTTCTACAG ACCCCGGAGAAAGAGGTACGGTATTTTAACGCGAAACGATGGGACAAACTACCGGAATCCAAGCGTTATCTGCCACTAGCGGAGGGCCTGGATCGCGTGGCTAAGGGCGGCCTGGCTTATCACACATCGATCGAATCCGCGTATCCGTACATCGAGCGGCACTTCTATCCGCGAATGATATGCGAGCTGACGGAGGTCCATCTTTTTCGTGCGGTTCTCGCTCTTTGGGGCAGATACAAGAGCCCGTTCACTCCGCTATTGAGAATCGG CTTGACCAAGATATATGATATGGGGTTACGCAAGCGACAGCTGAAATTCTGGTCAGCAAGAAGACCGTTTTGTCCGAAAAGTATGCTAGTCGCGGAACCGCTGTCGATCCAGGAAGCTACGCCCATTTTTCTGTTTATCAGCATCGCCACCACGCTATCTCttataatatgcataatgGAGAACTTTGTCTACTGGATATGGCCGCG attatcAGCATCTAATGCCAACGGGCTATGGAAGAAACTAT ATATCACATTTAATATCGTATTGATGCTGAAAAATTCAAAGCATGTCGCAACCGACAA CTCAATCGAactgtatttctttttcccttATCTCTTTCGTTTATTCGTATTCATGCGTGCAGGCTCAACGTTACATAAAATCCGCAATACCATTTACTTTTTCCACGGCAATATGTATAATCTGAAATTAAAGCGCGGTGTAACGTATGTGGCATTCTTTTTTGTTGCATTGCAATTCTCTTGTAACGTTAACGCGAGAGACAGCGACTTTATTCGCGATTATTTTGTAACCAAGGCAGTGCGGAATGTCGTGGGGTTCTCTTGCGGAGATTTCACGA gtgatttttatttcttgaagTCGTTAAGCAGAGCCGGTATATACACGATTATTCGGAAACACGATACGGATATTAACATACGACGATTCTTGACCACTGACGCCTGGAGCTTAGGAGTCGTCGTGGATTTGCGTTGTAACAACGAAAGCGCCGTGACCATCTTCGCCGAG actTCGAAGTTTCGTATGTACGACTACTCGTACCACTGGTTGGTCCTGGGATCGAAGCTGAACAGCAGTGTGCCGCTTTTGAACGATAACGCTTACAGCATGACGACCGATTTCGCGCTTGCGATAACGAATGGTAGCGGTTACGATCTTTATGACGTTTTTAATCATTGCAAGTATCGCGGAGGTACGCTGAACGTGACGAAGCTGGGCTCGTGGCGACCAGAAGAAGGTCTTACCTTCACCCTGACCCAACCGTTGATCGAGAGAAGGGCTAATATGCACGGTATGACGCTGAAGATGTCGGGCGTG ATACAGTATAGGCCGAAAAACATGCGGTTGGAAGATTATATGCTAGACATTAACACCAGATCTTTGGACAGTATGCATAAATTTGTGTACGCGATGATATCTCATACTGCCGATCTCTTCAACTTTAG tgtataCGCTACGGAGATTATTTATTGGGATCGTCACAGTGTGCACGGCTTGATATTTGAGATCTTACAAGCAAATTACATCGACTTCGGCAGTAATCCTAGGATTATGGTGTCCGAGAGATTAGATTATGCCTCTCTgatcggcgcggcgtggcCGATTCG ACCCTGTTTCATGCTGCTATCCACCTCGTCGAACGACATCAAACTTGAGATTTTCTTTAAACCGTTTGCGATTCAGACCTGGTACCTGAGCGCCGTATTTATAGTGTTCTTCGTCTTCGTGATGAGAGTAATAATGAAACGCGAGGAGGCGAGCAGAGAGGAGAAATATTCTGGCGCCATGGTCCTTACTATCGGTATTACCGCTCAACAAG GCGCAAATTTTTTTCCTGACCACATTCCCGGCCGTATCGCTCTTCTACAGATCCTCGTGTTCAATTGGATCATGTACAATTATTACTCGGGCAGTATAGTGTCGGCTCGTTTGAGCGAACCGCTCGATATGATGGAGGATGACGTGACGGTTCTCGCGGACAGCAATCTGAAAATCGCGGCGGAAGCTGTGCCATATCTGAACTACTTTTTATAC AAACTTAGCTCAGAATCAAATTACTTCAGGAAGAAGCGCTGGGATCCTCTGCCAGAGTCGAAGCGATACTTGCCGATAGAGGAGGGTATGAAGCAAGTCAGCGAGGGCACCCTGGCCTATCACACGGATCCCAACACGGCGTATCCCTACATCGAAAAGACGTTCGAGCCGAGCAAGATTTGCGCATTGACGGAGATCCATCTGTTTAAACAATCCGTCATGGGAATGTACGCCAGTCACAACGGTCAATTCACCGAGATGGCGAAAATTGG GCTATCCAAGATGTTCAATACCGGGTTACGCGATCGACAGATAAAGTATTGGTCGAGCAGGAAGCCTCAATGCACGCTCGACACGTTGTCCACGAGAAGCATATCCGTATACGAGACCGCTCCGGCTTTGATTCTGTTAGCTTTCGGTGTACTCGTCGGAAGCGCAATATGCGTTGTCGAGAATATCATCTACTATCGATTCACGA